One genomic region from Clarias gariepinus isolate MV-2021 ecotype Netherlands chromosome 20, CGAR_prim_01v2, whole genome shotgun sequence encodes:
- the ugt8 gene encoding 2-hydroxyacylsphingosine 1-beta-galactosyltransferase gives MNTSFGLLTTILWFLSGTSHSWAAKIIVVPPIMFESHLYIFKTLASGLHAEGHETVLLVSEGRDVAPSEHYRLQRYPGIFNSSSAADDFLQSKVHNIFSGRPTPLELFDILEHYAQNCDSVVGSSSVMAQLQQERFDLLLVDPNEMCGFVLAHILGVPYAVFSTGLWYPAEVGAPAPLSYVPEFNSLLTDHMTLVQRVANTVVYLASRIGVQLLVLPKYDRIMWRHAIQPPASMHELVQGSRLWMLCTDLALEFPRPTLPHVVYVGGILTKPPNPLPQEFAAWVNDTDEHGFVVVSFGAGVKYLSDDISYKLAGALRRLPQKVIWRFSGVPPRNLGNNTKLVEWMPQNDLLGHKNTRAFLSHGGLNSIYEAMYHGVPVVGVPLFGDHYDTMTRVQAKGMGIMLEWKKMSEEDLYTAMLNVLTDSRYREKALKLSEIHKDQPGHPVTRAIYWISYILRHRGAEHLRSAVYSVPVYQYFLLDVTAVLGVVLFAVCYCVYWIVRKVRSCLRGREASEEKANGHCHNGIANGKHKRNGHVKSLDKKLK, from the exons ATGAATACCTCCTTTGGGCTCCTCACCACAATACTGTGGTTCCTGTCAGGTACGAGTCACTCGTGGGCTGCTAAGATCATTGTTGTCCCTCCAATAATGTTCGAAAGCCACCTTTACATCTTTAAGACGCTGGCTTCGGGGCTGCACGCTGAAGGTCACGAGACAGTGCTGCTGGTGTCGGAGGGCCGAGACGTGGCACCTTCGGAACACTACCGTCTTCAACGCTACCCTGGTATATTTAACAGCTCATCAGCAGCAGATGACTTCCTACAGTCCAAGGTTCATAACATCTTTTCAGGCCGCCCAACGCCGCTGGAGCTCTTCGACATCCTGGAGCACTATGCGCAGAACTGTGACAGCGTGGTAGGCAGCAGTTCAGTGATGGCGCAGCTACAGCAGGAGCGCTTTGACCTGCTGCTTGTCGACCCTAACGAAATGTGTGGCTTCGTTTTGGCGCACATCCTGGGTGTGCCGTATGCCGTCTTCAGCACAGGGCTTTGGTATCCGGCGGAAGTGGGCGCGCCGGCACCACTTTCCTACGTTCCTGAGTTCAACTCCCTGCTAACGGATCACATGACGCTGGTGCAGCGTGTGGCCAACACGGTTGTGTACCTGGCTTCACGGATAGGAGTGCAACTGCTTGTGCTGCCCAAATATGACCGCATCATGTGGCGGCATGCTATACAGCCACCAGCCTCCATGCATGAGCTGGTGCAGGGCAGTCGTCTTTGGATGCTGTGTACCGACTTGGCTCTAGAGTTCCCTCGGCCTACATTGCCACACGTTGTCTATGTTGGCGGAATCCTCACCAAGCCGCCGAACCCTCTGCCACAG gagttTGCAGCCTGGGTGAATGACACGGACGAACACGGGTTTGTGGTGGTGTCGTTCGGCGCAGGGGTGAAGTACCTCTCAGATGACATCAGTTACAAGCTGGCCGGAGCGCTAAGACGTCTACCTCAAAAAGTCATCTGGAG GTTTTCTGGAGTTCCCCCGAGGAACCTGGGCAATAACACGAAACTAGTGGAGTGGATGCCACAGAATGACCTGCTgg GACACAAAAACACCAGGGCGTTCCTCAGCCACGGCGGCCTAAACAGCATCTACGAAGCCATGTACCACGGCGTGCCCGTCGTCGGAGTGCCCCTGTTCGGCGATCACTACGACACCATGACGCGAGTGCAAGCCAAAGGCATGGGCATCATGCTGGAGTGGAAGAAAATGAGCGAGGAGGATCTTTACACGGCTATGCTCAATGTTCTCACGGATAGCAG GTATCGAGAGAAAGCCCTCAAGTTGTCCGAGATCCACAAAGATCAGCCCGGGCATCCAGTGACACGTGCCATATACTGGATCAGTTACATCCTGAGGCACCGCGGTGCCGAGCACCTGCGCTCGGCCGTCTACAGCGTCCCCGTCTACCAGTACTTCCTGCTGGACGTCACCGCCGTCCTCGGAGTGGTCTTGTTTGCCGTCTGCTACTGCGTGTACTGGATAGTCCGGAAAGTCCGCTCATGTTTACGGGGACGCGAGGCCTCGGAGGAAAAGGCCAACGGACACTGTCACAACGGCATCGCAAACGGCAAGCACAAACGCAACGGCCACGTCAAGAGCCTCGACAAGAAGCTCAAATAA